The proteins below are encoded in one region of Desulfonatronum thioautotrophicum:
- a CDS encoding aldehyde ferredoxin oxidoreductase N-terminal domain-containing protein produces the protein MADTAFRVCIVHLDRNKADIVSFGDKNVHIGGSGLAAALFETYGLPTEPWSHPDQPLIFAIGCLTGYFPLMSKVVCGFKSPHHDQYAESHAGGRLALAMRFAGYDAVVLRGKAKLPVAVHVAAKIIETKDANYLWGANALTTGRVIRRAFPGASGHRSILRIGPAGETLSAYACINVDTFRHFGRLGAGSVMGVKNVKALVISGDGDQDLPGTDSKAYAKLFKKVYEDMTATEMMRKYHDLGTPGNVAPLNALKSLPTRNLTQTDDPEMEGISGETFAKNLLIRNTACAGCPVGCIHVGMLREQFQDEHRFQIRQVAYDYELIFALGAMIGVMNASDCLALMDEVEKQGLDAMSAGVALAWATEAYQKGLLTREQVEEDLAFGNTAAYKEAIWCLGHAKNEFYADLAKGVAHAAAKYGGEDFACVLGQEMAGYATGETFFASQSLSFRHSHLDTGAYGYDQKKHDKDPVKATAYFVEDERERVLLTSLVSCLFARGVFKKPLLAECLRAVGLPELAENMDKAAEDMQRLRWRMRLATGYEPEKTTIPKRFLEVQTWAGKMDPVYLENLRQSYITAIRELGAPLPEEEKQD, from the coding sequence ATGGCTGATACCGCATTTCGCGTCTGCATCGTCCACCTGGACCGGAACAAGGCCGACATTGTCTCCTTTGGCGACAAAAACGTGCATATTGGCGGCAGCGGACTGGCCGCGGCCCTGTTTGAAACCTACGGCCTGCCCACCGAGCCCTGGTCACATCCGGACCAGCCGTTGATCTTCGCCATCGGCTGTCTGACCGGCTACTTCCCCCTGATGTCCAAGGTGGTCTGTGGGTTCAAGTCGCCGCATCATGACCAGTACGCTGAATCCCACGCCGGAGGCCGACTGGCTCTGGCCATGCGCTTTGCCGGATACGACGCCGTGGTCCTGCGTGGCAAGGCCAAGCTGCCCGTGGCCGTGCACGTGGCCGCGAAAATCATTGAAACCAAGGACGCCAACTACCTGTGGGGGGCCAACGCCCTGACCACGGGACGGGTGATCCGTCGCGCCTTTCCCGGCGCGTCGGGGCACCGCAGCATTCTGCGCATCGGCCCAGCCGGTGAAACCCTGTCCGCCTATGCCTGCATCAATGTGGACACGTTCCGACATTTTGGCCGGTTGGGTGCCGGCTCGGTCATGGGCGTGAAAAACGTCAAGGCGCTCGTGATTTCCGGCGACGGCGATCAAGACCTGCCGGGCACGGACAGCAAAGCCTATGCGAAACTGTTCAAGAAGGTCTACGAAGACATGACCGCCACGGAAATGATGCGCAAATACCACGACCTGGGCACCCCCGGCAACGTAGCCCCGCTCAATGCGCTCAAATCATTGCCAACCCGAAACTTGACGCAGACCGACGATCCGGAGATGGAGGGCATTTCCGGCGAAACCTTTGCCAAGAACCTGCTCATCCGCAATACGGCGTGTGCCGGCTGCCCCGTGGGTTGCATCCACGTCGGCATGCTTCGGGAACAATTCCAGGACGAACACCGTTTTCAGATCCGTCAAGTAGCCTATGACTACGAACTGATTTTCGCACTGGGAGCAATGATTGGCGTGATGAATGCTTCCGACTGCCTCGCCCTGATGGACGAGGTGGAAAAGCAGGGTCTGGACGCCATGAGTGCCGGCGTAGCCTTGGCCTGGGCCACTGAGGCCTACCAGAAGGGCCTTTTGACCAGAGAACAGGTGGAGGAAGACTTGGCCTTCGGCAACACCGCTGCCTACAAGGAGGCCATCTGGTGTCTGGGCCACGCCAAGAATGAATTCTACGCGGACTTGGCCAAGGGGGTTGCCCACGCCGCGGCGAAATACGGCGGCGAGGACTTCGCCTGCGTCCTGGGCCAGGAAATGGCCGGATACGCCACCGGTGAGACCTTCTTCGCCTCCCAGTCCCTCTCTTTTCGACATTCCCACCTGGATACCGGAGCCTACGGCTATGATCAGAAAAAACACGACAAGGATCCGGTCAAGGCCACTGCGTATTTTGTGGAGGATGAGCGAGAACGAGTCTTGCTGACGTCCCTGGTCTCCTGCCTCTTTGCCCGGGGCGTGTTCAAAAAACCGCTCCTGGCTGAATGTCTGCGGGCCGTGGGTCTACCGGAGTTGGCCGAAAACATGGACAAGGCCGCCGAAGACATGCAGCGCCTGCGCTGGCGAATGCGCCTGGCCACGGGATACGAACCGGAAAAGACCACCATTCCCAAACGTTTTCTGGAGGTGCAGACCTGGGCCGGGAAGATGGACCCCGTCTACCTGGAAAACCTCCGTCAGTCCTACATCACCGCCATCCGTGAACTCGGGGCCCCGCTGCCCGAGGAGGAGAAACAGGACTAG
- the leuS gene encoding leucine--tRNA ligase, whose product MEQVKERYDPQTVEVKWQRIWAEQGTFHTETDASQPKYYVLEMFPYPSGRIHIGHARVYSIGDAVARMKRMQGYNVLHPMGWDAFGLPAENAAIKHGVHPAKWTMENIDTMRSQLQRMGYSLDWRREVTTCQPDYYRWEQLFFLKFLEKGLAYRHKAAQNWCESCHTVLANEQVEDGLCWRCDTQVVQKELTQWFLRITDYAEELLRDLDELEGGWPERVVSMQRNWIGKSIGAEIAFPLEQPALDGTDTIRVFTTRQDTVFGATFMSLAAEHPLVDELISGSPQEAEVRAFCDRVRNMDKVVRGAEDLEKEGVFTGQYCLNPYTGRRMPIWVANFVLMGYGTGAVMAVPAHDQRDFEFARKYGLEVQPVILPHGETSLDASTMDAARPEAGTLINSGEFTGLDNEQAKVAIADHLERGKKGKRAVNYRLRDWNISRQRYWGAPIPVMYCDTCGVVPEREENLPVVLPLDLQVREDGRSPLPDAADFVNTVCPLCGGPARRETDTMDTFVESSWYFLRYTAPWEHDQAFRPEDLAYWCPVDQYIGGVEHAILHLLYARFWVKALRDLGFIRMDEPFKALLAQGMVLKDGAKMSKSKGNVVSPDEMTARYGADAVRLFLLFAAPAERDLDWSDSGIEGAQRFTHRLWRLVMELEKELLAVRPCSASAEDVQVAAAPEAEALRRKEHATVVKVAGDIADRFQFNTAIASVMELVNTLYQTKDVLRQSEPGRRVLSSAVASTLAVLSPVTPHLCEELWQRLGHMDLLSGQPWPIHDPQALVRDEVTIVIQVDGKVRSKLVVPADAVAEDVQPQALANENIQKHLAGREVAKMVFIPGKLLSIVTKK is encoded by the coding sequence ATGGAGCAGGTAAAGGAACGGTACGATCCACAAACAGTGGAAGTCAAATGGCAGCGCATCTGGGCGGAGCAGGGGACGTTTCATACGGAAACCGATGCTTCTCAACCAAAATATTATGTGCTGGAAATGTTTCCTTATCCTTCAGGACGGATCCATATCGGGCATGCCCGGGTTTACTCCATCGGCGACGCGGTGGCGCGCATGAAGCGGATGCAGGGATACAACGTGCTCCACCCCATGGGGTGGGATGCTTTTGGCCTGCCTGCCGAAAATGCGGCCATCAAGCACGGTGTGCATCCAGCCAAATGGACCATGGAAAATATTGACACCATGCGCTCGCAACTGCAGCGCATGGGCTACTCTCTGGACTGGCGGAGGGAAGTGACCACCTGTCAGCCGGACTATTATCGCTGGGAACAGTTATTCTTCCTTAAATTTTTGGAAAAAGGGCTGGCCTATCGGCACAAGGCGGCTCAGAACTGGTGTGAATCCTGTCATACCGTGTTGGCCAACGAACAGGTGGAGGACGGTCTGTGCTGGCGTTGCGACACCCAGGTGGTCCAAAAGGAGTTGACCCAGTGGTTCCTGCGGATCACGGATTACGCCGAGGAATTGCTCCGGGATTTGGATGAGCTGGAAGGTGGCTGGCCGGAGCGTGTGGTCAGCATGCAGCGCAACTGGATCGGCAAGTCCATCGGCGCGGAGATCGCTTTTCCGCTGGAACAACCGGCTTTGGATGGAACCGACACGATCCGGGTGTTTACCACCCGGCAGGATACGGTGTTCGGGGCCACGTTCATGAGCCTGGCCGCGGAGCATCCATTGGTGGACGAGTTGATTTCCGGGTCACCGCAGGAGGCCGAGGTCCGTGCATTTTGCGACAGGGTCCGGAACATGGACAAGGTGGTCCGGGGGGCCGAGGATCTGGAGAAGGAAGGCGTATTCACCGGACAGTACTGTTTGAATCCCTACACAGGGCGGCGCATGCCCATCTGGGTGGCCAATTTCGTGCTCATGGGCTACGGCACCGGCGCGGTGATGGCCGTTCCGGCCCATGACCAGCGCGACTTCGAATTCGCCCGCAAGTACGGCCTGGAGGTTCAGCCGGTGATCCTGCCCCACGGAGAAACCTCCCTTGACGCCTCGACCATGGACGCGGCCCGGCCCGAAGCCGGGACCCTGATCAATTCCGGGGAGTTTACCGGCCTGGACAACGAGCAGGCCAAGGTCGCCATCGCCGACCACCTGGAGCGCGGCAAAAAGGGCAAACGGGCCGTGAACTACCGGCTGCGGGACTGGAACATCAGCCGGCAGCGTTACTGGGGCGCACCCATTCCCGTGATGTATTGCGACACGTGCGGCGTGGTTCCGGAGCGGGAAGAAAACCTGCCCGTGGTCCTGCCCCTGGATTTGCAGGTCCGAGAGGACGGACGCTCCCCATTGCCTGATGCCGCGGACTTCGTGAACACGGTATGCCCGCTGTGCGGCGGTCCGGCCCGGCGGGAAACGGACACCATGGACACGTTCGTGGAGAGTTCCTGGTACTTTCTGCGCTACACCGCGCCCTGGGAGCACGACCAAGCTTTCCGACCCGAGGATCTGGCCTACTGGTGCCCGGTGGACCAGTATATCGGAGGCGTGGAGCACGCCATCCTGCACCTGCTTTACGCCCGGTTCTGGGTCAAGGCCTTGCGGGATTTGGGCTTTATCCGGATGGACGAGCCCTTCAAGGCCCTCCTGGCCCAGGGCATGGTGCTCAAGGATGGGGCCAAGATGAGCAAAAGCAAGGGCAATGTGGTCTCTCCGGACGAGATGACCGCGCGGTATGGCGCGGACGCGGTGCGTCTCTTTCTGCTCTTTGCCGCTCCGGCGGAACGCGACCTGGACTGGAGCGACTCCGGAATCGAAGGCGCGCAGCGCTTCACCCACCGCTTGTGGCGGCTGGTGATGGAACTGGAAAAGGAACTCCTGGCAGTGAGGCCCTGTTCGGCTTCCGCCGAGGATGTTCAGGTTGCTGCTGCGCCCGAGGCCGAGGCCCTGCGTCGCAAGGAGCACGCCACCGTGGTGAAGGTGGCCGGGGACATCGCTGATCGGTTTCAGTTCAATACGGCCATTGCCTCGGTCATGGAGCTGGTCAACACCCTGTATCAGACCAAGGACGTGCTGCGGCAATCAGAGCCGGGTCGGCGGGTGCTGTCCTCAGCCGTGGCCTCCACCCTGGCCGTGCTCTCCCCGGTCACGCCGCATTTGTGCGAGGAACTTTGGCAACGCCTCGGGCATATGGACCTGCTCTCCGGCCAGCCCTGGCCGATCCACGATCCCCAGGCCCTGGTCCGGGATGAAGTGACCATCGTGATCCAGGTGGACGGCAAGGTTCGCTCCAAGCTGGTCGTGCCCGCCGACGCCGTGGCCGAAGACGTCCAACCTCAGGCTTTGGCCAATGAAAACATCCAGAAGCATCTGGCCGGCCGTGAAGTGGCCAAAATGGTCTTCATCCCGGGCAAACTGCTAAGCATCGTCACCAAGAAATAA
- the lon gene encoding endopeptidase La, protein MSTKKDSQQLDIIADSEEQEAHVKRGSEVEPVSESENHDGNDSGQEMPKNVPLLPVRDVVVFNYMILPLFVGRERSISAVDAALNSNRHILIATQKEEKTDDPGPEEVHSVGTLATIMRMLKMPDGRLKVLVQGVSRARITGYVQNDPFHMVEIEAIDEEEFREPSPQLEAMVRTAREQSEKILSLRGIASPDVLAVLNNVEEPGRLADLIASNLRMKVEDAQEILACEDPVQRLALVNKQLIKEAEVAEMQAKIQNMAKEGMDKAQREFFLREQLKAIRKELGDSGESDEEMEELRSALKKAGLPKEVRKETDKQLKRLESMHPESSEATVIRTYLDWIVELPWKKLSKDQLIIQKAKTILDDDHYGLDKVKDRILEYLSVRKLNPDMKGPILCFVGPPGVGKTSLGRSIASSLGRKFVRMSLGGIRDEAEIRGHRRTYIGSMPGRIIQSIKQAGTRNPVIMLDEVDKVGTDFRGDPSSALLEVLDPEQNSTFSDHYLNVPFDLSKVMFICTANVLDTIPSALLDRMEVIRIPGYTEAEKIKIARKYLLPRQIKENGLQPEDMVISDQIFGKMIREYTREAGLRNLERELGSVCRKLARKVAEGESGPFTVSAKMLGQLLGVPRFLESEKDKELFPGVALGLAWTPVGGEVLHVEVSTMPGKGKLILTGQLGEVMKESAQAALSIARNRAKSLGLDPDFSEKNDIHIHVPAGATPKDGPSAGVTLVTALFSALTNTAVRNDLAMTGEITLRGRVMPVGGIKEKILAAVAHGLKTVLIPAQNKKDLSEVPSDLLRKVKVRYVEHVDEIWPQVSGEKQE, encoded by the coding sequence ATGAGTACGAAAAAAGATAGTCAACAATTAGATATTATTGCCGATTCCGAGGAGCAGGAAGCGCATGTGAAGCGTGGCTCGGAAGTGGAGCCGGTTTCCGAGTCCGAAAATCACGACGGCAATGATTCGGGACAGGAAATGCCCAAGAACGTTCCCCTGTTGCCCGTGCGGGATGTCGTGGTATTCAACTACATGATCCTGCCCTTGTTTGTGGGTCGGGAACGCTCCATCAGTGCGGTGGATGCAGCCTTGAACAGTAACCGCCACATCCTGATCGCAACGCAAAAAGAGGAAAAAACAGATGATCCTGGTCCGGAGGAAGTCCATTCCGTGGGTACATTGGCCACGATAATGCGCATGCTCAAGATGCCGGATGGCCGGTTGAAGGTGCTTGTTCAGGGCGTTTCCCGGGCCCGGATCACCGGATACGTGCAGAACGACCCATTTCACATGGTGGAAATCGAGGCTATTGATGAAGAGGAATTTCGCGAACCGTCCCCTCAGCTGGAAGCCATGGTGCGCACGGCCAGGGAGCAAAGCGAAAAGATCCTTTCCTTGCGCGGCATTGCCTCCCCGGATGTTCTGGCTGTGTTGAACAATGTCGAAGAGCCTGGGCGGTTGGCTGATCTCATCGCTTCCAACCTGCGGATGAAAGTTGAAGACGCTCAGGAAATCTTGGCCTGTGAGGATCCGGTGCAACGCTTGGCATTGGTCAACAAGCAGTTGATCAAGGAAGCTGAGGTGGCGGAAATGCAGGCCAAGATCCAAAATATGGCCAAGGAGGGCATGGACAAGGCCCAGCGGGAGTTTTTCTTGCGGGAGCAACTCAAGGCGATTCGCAAGGAGCTTGGTGATTCCGGAGAAAGTGACGAGGAAATGGAGGAACTGCGATCGGCCCTGAAAAAGGCCGGTCTGCCCAAGGAAGTGCGCAAAGAGACAGACAAGCAACTCAAGCGATTGGAGTCCATGCACCCTGAGTCATCGGAAGCGACGGTGATCCGGACCTATTTGGACTGGATCGTTGAGCTGCCCTGGAAAAAACTGTCCAAGGACCAGTTGATCATTCAGAAGGCGAAAACGATTCTGGATGATGACCATTACGGTCTGGACAAGGTCAAGGACCGGATTTTGGAATATCTGAGCGTGCGCAAGCTGAATCCGGACATGAAAGGCCCGATCCTTTGCTTTGTCGGCCCCCCGGGCGTTGGCAAAACCTCCCTGGGGCGTTCCATCGCCAGTTCCCTGGGGCGCAAGTTCGTGCGGATGTCCCTGGGAGGTATCCGGGATGAGGCCGAGATTCGCGGTCATCGCCGAACCTACATCGGGTCCATGCCCGGCAGGATTATTCAGAGCATCAAGCAGGCTGGAACCCGCAACCCGGTGATCATGCTGGATGAGGTGGACAAGGTGGGAACGGATTTTCGCGGCGATCCTTCCTCGGCACTCCTGGAGGTTCTGGATCCGGAGCAAAATTCCACCTTCAGCGACCATTATCTGAATGTTCCCTTTGATCTGTCCAAGGTGATGTTCATTTGCACGGCCAATGTGCTGGACACCATTCCGTCGGCATTACTGGACCGGATGGAGGTGATCCGTATCCCCGGCTACACCGAGGCGGAAAAAATCAAGATTGCCAGAAAGTATCTTCTGCCTAGGCAAATCAAGGAAAATGGTCTGCAACCAGAGGACATGGTCATATCCGACCAGATCTTCGGTAAGATGATTCGCGAATATACCCGGGAGGCTGGACTGCGCAACCTGGAACGGGAGTTGGGATCGGTCTGCCGCAAGCTGGCTCGTAAAGTGGCCGAAGGCGAATCAGGACCTTTTACGGTTTCGGCCAAGATGCTTGGCCAGCTTTTGGGTGTTCCCCGATTTTTGGAAAGCGAGAAGGACAAGGAGCTGTTTCCTGGAGTGGCGTTGGGCTTGGCCTGGACACCGGTTGGCGGCGAAGTGCTGCATGTGGAAGTCTCCACCATGCCGGGTAAGGGGAAACTGATCCTCACCGGCCAACTGGGCGAAGTGATGAAGGAGAGTGCCCAAGCCGCCTTGAGCATCGCTCGCAACCGGGCCAAGTCCTTGGGACTGGATCCAGATTTCTCCGAGAAAAACGATATCCACATTCACGTGCCGGCAGGTGCAACACCCAAGGACGGCCCTTCCGCCGGTGTTACGTTGGTTACGGCCCTGTTCTCGGCGCTGACCAACACTGCGGTCAGGAATGATCTGGCCATGACCGGGGAGATCACTCTGCGGGGGCGGGTCATGCCCGTGGGCGGGATCAAGGAAAAAATTCTGGCTGCGGTGGCGCATGGCTTGAAAACAGTATTGATTCCAGCCCAGAATAAAAAGGACTTGTCGGAAGTCCCCAGCGACTTGTTGCGGAAAGTCAAAGTCCGTTACGTGGAGCACGTAGACGAAATCTGGCCTCAGGTTTCCGGGGAAAAGCAGGAGTAA
- the radC gene encoding RadC family protein — MDKHYLGHRKRLKERLAREGQGLADYEVLELLLGYALPRRDTKALAKALLAQCGSLRGVYAASPERLATVPGMSPSVNVLLNIWREFWGRGQEGLIQEREVFSHPRTVADFAIARLGHERTEQFWVALVDNKNRLIHWQRVSQGTVDQTPVYPREILRLVLHHQASGLILVHNHPGGDPKPSVQDQELTKRMQRAAQEMDIRVLDHIVVTDTDYFSFQAQGLL; from the coding sequence ATGGACAAACACTATCTTGGACACAGAAAGCGGTTAAAGGAGCGCCTTGCCCGGGAGGGGCAGGGGCTGGCTGATTATGAAGTTCTGGAATTGTTGCTTGGCTATGCGTTGCCGCGCCGGGACACCAAAGCATTGGCCAAGGCGTTGTTGGCGCAATGTGGTTCCCTGCGTGGGGTGTACGCGGCCTCTCCGGAGCGTCTTGCGACCGTTCCGGGGATGAGCCCCAGTGTGAATGTCTTGTTGAACATATGGCGGGAATTTTGGGGCCGGGGGCAGGAGGGGCTGATTCAGGAGCGGGAAGTGTTCAGCCATCCACGAACCGTGGCGGATTTTGCCATTGCCCGGCTGGGCCATGAACGAACCGAGCAGTTCTGGGTGGCCCTGGTGGACAACAAGAATCGGCTGATCCATTGGCAGCGTGTCAGCCAGGGTACTGTTGATCAGACCCCGGTCTATCCCAGGGAAATTCTGCGCCTGGTGCTGCACCACCAGGCCAGCGGTTTGATTTTGGTCCATAATCATCCTGGAGGAGATCCCAAGCCTTCGGTTCAAGACCAGGAACTGACCAAAAGAATGCAACGAGCAGCTCAAGAGATGGACATTCGTGTTTTAGACCATATCGTGGTCACGGATACCGACTATTTCAGTTTTCAAGCCCAAGGGTTGTTGTAA
- a CDS encoding acylphosphatase gives MNLLHAYVSGRVQGVYFRGWTRGHAQRLGLHGWVRNLRDGRVEVLASGPDNALRELQELLYEGPALSRVDGVEIVAMADEEQPTHGFSIAPTV, from the coding sequence ATGAACCTGTTGCATGCGTATGTGAGTGGTCGGGTCCAGGGAGTTTACTTTCGGGGATGGACGCGCGGTCACGCCCAACGTCTTGGACTGCACGGGTGGGTGCGTAATCTTCGAGATGGCCGGGTAGAGGTCTTGGCGTCCGGACCAGATAACGCCCTGCGTGAGCTTCAAGAACTGCTTTACGAAGGTCCGGCCTTGAGCCGGGTGGATGGTGTTGAGATCGTCGCCATGGCGGATGAAGAGCAGCCGACACATGGCTTTTCCATCGCCCCAACTGTATAG
- a CDS encoding 4Fe-4S dicluster domain-containing protein, whose translation MKILRASRMDRCIGCHSCSLACARQVHKKFSWSTAGIRIKSSGGITTGFEARLCLACDPAPCVTACPTGAFSQRKGGGVLVKMKLCIQCGKCAPACPVDAVYLDEKDQPFVCIHCGRCVDFCPHDCLEMRQKQDHVRQGGDVNG comes from the coding sequence ATGAAAATTTTGCGTGCGTCACGCATGGACCGCTGTATCGGTTGCCATTCCTGTTCCCTGGCCTGCGCACGGCAGGTGCACAAGAAATTCTCCTGGAGCACTGCCGGAATTCGGATCAAATCCAGCGGCGGGATCACCACTGGCTTTGAGGCCCGACTTTGCCTGGCCTGCGACCCGGCCCCCTGTGTCACGGCCTGTCCCACGGGCGCCTTCTCCCAGCGCAAGGGCGGCGGCGTGTTGGTCAAGATGAAGCTGTGCATTCAGTGCGGCAAATGCGCTCCAGCCTGCCCGGTGGACGCCGTCTACCTGGACGAAAAGGACCAGCCCTTCGTCTGCATCCACTGCGGACGGTGCGTTGATTTCTGTCCTCACGACTGTCTGGAAATGCGCCAAAAACAGGACCATGTCCGCCAGGGAGGTGACGTCAATGGCTGA
- the ribH gene encoding 6,7-dimethyl-8-ribityllumazine synthase: MQHLETIEGRLDATGLRFAILASRFNDFIVDRLVGGAVDYLVRHGAEKTDITLIRVPGAYEMPLAAKRLAEAKRFHGIVCLGAVIRGATPHFDYVSAEVSKGLAQVMLDSGIPVGFGVLTTDTLEQAVERAGSKAGNKGVDAAAATLEMIRVLEQF, from the coding sequence GTGCAGCATCTTGAAACCATTGAAGGCCGGCTGGACGCCACAGGTTTGCGATTCGCCATTCTGGCCAGCCGATTCAACGACTTCATCGTGGATCGTCTTGTCGGCGGGGCTGTGGATTATCTTGTTCGGCACGGTGCTGAAAAAACCGACATTACCTTGATTCGAGTCCCGGGTGCCTACGAAATGCCTCTTGCGGCCAAGCGGTTGGCAGAGGCGAAACGGTTTCACGGGATTGTTTGCCTGGGTGCGGTAATTCGCGGTGCAACACCGCACTTCGATTATGTCTCGGCCGAAGTCTCCAAGGGGTTGGCTCAAGTAATGCTGGACAGCGGAATTCCCGTGGGGTTCGGCGTCCTGACGACGGATACCCTGGAGCAAGCCGTGGAACGAGCCGGGAGCAAGGCTGGTAACAAGGGCGTGGACGCCGCGGCCGCGACTCTGGAAATGATTCGCGTCCTGGAACAATTCTGA
- the nusB gene encoding transcription antitermination factor NusB, translating into MDSPKVHRRLARRRALQCIFALDFQKVKNVEQVRRTFLALPEDDDEDSFDQSEPSSKPKNASSVAPTPTTISVEDQEFALQLVSGAFVHLDEIDGVIRRFSRHWKIERIAKAELSVLRLAVYELLYEPEIPLRVSINEAIDLSKEFADDHSFPFVNGILDAVAKAVSHGELGIPQQF; encoded by the coding sequence ATGGACTCTCCGAAGGTACATCGAAGACTCGCGAGAAGGCGAGCACTGCAGTGTATTTTTGCCTTGGATTTTCAAAAGGTTAAAAATGTTGAGCAGGTCCGCAGGACCTTTTTGGCTTTGCCCGAGGACGATGACGAAGATTCGTTCGACCAATCTGAACCTTCCTCCAAGCCGAAGAATGCCTCTTCTGTTGCTCCCACGCCAACCACGATCTCTGTGGAAGACCAGGAATTCGCCTTGCAGTTGGTTTCAGGTGCTTTTGTCCATTTGGATGAGATCGATGGCGTGATTCGCCGCTTTTCAAGGCATTGGAAAATCGAGCGGATCGCCAAGGCCGAGCTGAGCGTACTCCGTCTGGCAGTCTATGAATTGCTGTACGAGCCGGAAATCCCTTTGCGGGTCAGTATCAACGAGGCCATAGATTTGAGCAAGGAATTCGCCGACGACCATTCCTTTCCCTTTGTGAATGGCATTCTTGATGCCGTGGCCAAGGCGGTGAGCCATGGTGAACTTGGGATTCCTCAGCAATTCTGA
- the sbtA gene encoding SbtA family thio(seleno)oxazole RiPP natural product precursor — protein sequence MESKDVKTYLAGLCLAAMLTGGGFAAPGVAFGSGSGCSTNGAKAEVAGDGADEEENGEPIEEPDEEVSEEPEGSGA from the coding sequence GTGGAATCCAAAGATGTGAAAACCTATCTGGCTGGGCTTTGTCTGGCCGCAATGCTGACCGGCGGTGGTTTTGCCGCGCCGGGAGTCGCTTTCGGCAGTGGATCAGGCTGCTCCACGAATGGTGCCAAGGCCGAAGTCGCCGGTGACGGAGCGGACGAAGAAGAAAACGGTGAACCCATTGAAGAACCGGATGAAGAGGTAAGTGAAGAGCCTGAGGGCAGTGGAGCCTGA